The following are encoded together in the Labeo rohita strain BAU-BD-2019 chromosome 17, IGBB_LRoh.1.0, whole genome shotgun sequence genome:
- the hhipl1 gene encoding LOW QUALITY PROTEIN: HHIP-like protein 1 (The sequence of the model RefSeq protein was modified relative to this genomic sequence to represent the inferred CDS: deleted 1 base in 1 codon) — protein sequence MWYFCDVFGRIWQSPFILFYLLAFWIAPAFLHPQCLDFKPPFQPQQELQFCQMYKYFGCCDYARDRELMAKYYRVMDNFDYYGYSNCASYVQDLICQECSPYAAHLFDAEDPSTPLRTIPGLCPDYCSQFHSKCRSFLTLLSDDPRLSELEHDQSRLCQYLELDDPDYCYPHLLSNERLTKNLGRTVEDSDGCLQLCLEEVANGLRNPLAMVHANDGTHRFFVAEQVGLVWVYLPDRSKLEKPFLNITKAVLTSPWEGDERGFLGLAFHPDFKYNGKLYVYYSVEVGIDERIRISEFRISSADMNVVDHGSERIILEIDEPASNHNGGQLLFADDGYLYIFTGDGGMAGDPFGKFGNAQNKSALLGKVLRIDVDDNERGPLYRIPPDNPFVHEPNARPEVFAYGVRNMWRCSVDRGDPNTKEGKGRIFCGDVGQNKYEEVDIVEKGRNYGWRAKEGFSCYDKKLCANSSLDDVLPIYAYPHKMGKSVTGGYVYRGCENPNLNGMYIFGDFMSGRLMSLKENRNTRNWEYNEICMGVGLTCSFPGLINNYYPYIISFAEDEAGELYFMSTEIPSATSPTGVVYKIVDPSRRAPPGKCQYEPLSVRVRSNLIPFEPMETLIGVHVPTKHPRLSIPEEPPDTGSKDWLQELLDIFREQDEQVTPTPFTPTTPKPLRTSRQRKGRRRKGKHKNGAVRLVGDQEGLRDRGRVEVYANGEWGTVCDDLWNTKNAIVVCRQLGFRHALKAAKHAEFGEGTSLKIILDDVQCEGTEETLLDCQHAGIGTHNCAHYEDAGVICGNSVSGLE from the exons ATGTGGTATTTCTGCGATGTTTTCGGCCGTATATGGCAATCGccgtttattttgttttatttgttggcTTTTTGGATCGCACCTGCGTTCCTGCATCCGCAATGTTTGGATTTTAAACCTCCCTTTCAGCCTCAACAAGAACTTCAGTTCTGTCAGATGTATAAATACTTCGGCTGCTGTGACTATGCCAGAGACCGAGAGCTGATGGCAAAATACTATCGGGTAATGGATAACTTCGATTATTATGGATATTCCAACTGTGCATCGTATGTTCAAGATCTGATCTGTCAG GAATGCTCTCCATATGCTGCTCACCTTTTTGATGCCGAAGACCCAAGCACACCTTTACGCACCATACCCGGACTTTGCCCGGACTACTGCTCTCAATTCCATTCCAAGTGCAGATCCTTTCTTACCTTGTTGTCTGACGATCCACGTCTTTCAGAACTCGAACATGACCAAAGCAGGCTTTGTCAGTACCTCGAGTTGGATGACCCAGATTACTGCTATCCTCATCTGCTGAGCAATGAACGGTTGACCAAAAATCTGGGCCGCACCGTTGAGGATTCTGATGGCTGCTTGCagctgtgtttggaggaggTTGCCAATGGACTCCGAAATCCTCTTGCCATGGTTCACGCCAATGATGGCACACATAGGTTTTTCGTTGCCGAACAAGTTGGCCTGGTCTGGGTATACCTTCCAGATCGATCAAAGCTTGAAAAGCCATTTTTAAACATCACAAAGGCTGTATTGACATCTCCATGGGAAGGTGATGAAAGAGGCTTTTTGGGACTCGCCTTTCACCCTGACTTTAAATACAATGGGAAGCTGTATGTGTACTACTCGGTTGAGGTGGGCATTGACGAGAGAATCCGTATCAGTGAGTTCCGCATCTCTTCTGCGGATATGAACGTGGTTGACCATGGTTCGGAGAG AATAATTTTGGAGATTGATGAACCTGCTTCTAATCATAATGGTGGGCAGCTTCTCTTTGCTGATGATGGATACTTATACATCTTCACTGGAGATGGTGGAATGGCAGGAGATCCGTTTGGGAAATTCGGAAATGCACAGAACAA ATCTGCCCTTTTGGGAAAGGTTCTTCGCATTGATGTAGATGACAACGAGAGGGGGCCGCTGTATAGAATCCCACCAGACAATCCGTTTGTGCATGAACCCAACGCTCGTCCGGAGGTGTTTGCCTACGGGGTGAGGAACATGTGGAGGTGCTCGGTAGACAGAGGAGATCCGAACACCAAGGAAGGAAAAGGACGAATATTCTGTGGGGATGTGGGCCAGAATAAGTATGAGGAAGTAGACATTGTGGAGAAGGGACGGAATTATGGCTGGAGAGCAAAAGAGGGCTTCTCTTGTTATGAC AAAAAACTCTGCGCCAACAGCTCTTTAG aTGATGTTCTTCCGATTTATGCATATCCACACAAAATGGGTAAATCTGTCACAGGTGGATATGTTTACAGAGGCTGTGAAAATCCAAATTTAAATGGCATGTACATATTTGGAGACTTCATGAGTGG ACGCCTGATGagtttaaaagaaaacagaaacacacGCAATTGGGAATACAATGAGATTTGCATGGGTGTGGGTCTGACTTGTTCATTTCCAGGGCTCATCAACAATTACTATCCGTACATCATTTCGTTTGCAGAGGATGAAGCAG GTGAACTCTATTTCATGTCTACTGAAATACCAAGTGCGACATCTCCCACAGGTGTTGTATACAAAATTGTTGATCCCTCAAg ACGTGCACCCCCAGGAAAATGTCAATATGAGCCACTTTCAGTACGTGTTAGGAGCAATCTTATACCATTCGAGCCAATGGAAA CACTGATCGGAGTCCATGTTCCAACAAAGCATCCCAGACTCTCAATTCCAGAGGAACCTCCTGACACTGGCTCAAAAGACTGGCTTCAAGAGCTGTTGGACATCTTCAGAGAGCAGGATGAGCAGGTCACCCCTACGCCATTCACCCCAACTACACCCAAGCCCCTCCGGACATCCAGGCAGAGGAAGGGTAGACGCAGGAAGGGCAAGCACAAGAACGGAGCCGTGAGATTGGTCGGGGATCAAGAGGGTCTGAGGGATCGGGGAAGGGTGGAAGTATATGCTAATGGGGAATGGGGGACCGTTTGTGACGATCTCTGGAACACCAAGAACGCCATAGTGGTTTGCCGGCAGCTCGGGTTCCGCCATGCACTTAAGGCTGCCAAGCATGCTGAGTTTGGAGAGGGGACAAGCCTGAAGATTATTCTGGATGATGTGCAGTGTGAGGGGACAGAGGAAACTCTTTTGGACTGTCAGCACGCTGGGATTGGCACACACAACTGCGCTCACTATGAAGATGCAGGAGTAATATGTGGAAATTCAGTTTCAGGCCTGGAATAA